Part of the Clostridium cylindrosporum DSM 605 genome is shown below.
AAAGCGATTGCAGAGGAAATAGAACATAAAATGGAAGAAGAGGGTATACAAGTTACACATAAAGAGGGACATCAGTTTGGAAAATGGATTCTTTTAGATTATGGCAATGTTATAGCTCATATATTTTATGAGGAAGAAAGAGAATTTTATGGAATAGAGAGACTTTGGGCAGATGCACAGGAAATAGTTTTCTAAAGCCTAAAGATTTTAAAGAGGACAATTTGTCCTCTTTTTTATAAAAAGAATTCTTAAAAAAATTAATGTTTTTTTATAATAATTATGATACTATATCATTATATTTTATAGTTTAATAAAGGGGGCAGTTTAATGTCAAAAGAAATAATAAATACTAGTAATGCACCTGCAGCAATAGGTCCATACTCACAAGCTATTAAGGTTGGAAATATGCTATTTACTTCAGGACAAATACCACTAGATCCTGCTACAGGAGAT
Proteins encoded:
- the rsfS gene encoding ribosome silencing factor, coding for MAYLVANAAADKKAKDIRILNVDGLSSIADYFVVCSGGSDVQVKAIAEEIEHKMEEEGIQVTHKEGHQFGKWILLDYGNVIAHIFYEEEREFYGIERLWADAQEIVF